The Nostoc commune NIES-4072 genome includes a window with the following:
- the cynS gene encoding cyanase gives MSIPEITQKLLTAKENKGLTFAELAEVLQCNEVWIASVIYRQASASPEEAKLLVDTLGLDIDDAKELSKYPIKGSDAIVPTDPFIYRFYEIMQVYGLPLKDVVQEKFGDGIMSAIDFTLDVDKEEDPKGERVKIVMSGKFLPYKKW, from the coding sequence ATGTCTATTCCTGAAATTACCCAAAAACTTTTAACAGCCAAAGAAAACAAGGGGCTGACTTTTGCAGAATTAGCAGAAGTTCTACAATGTAACGAAGTATGGATTGCCTCTGTAATTTATCGCCAAGCGAGTGCTTCACCTGAAGAAGCAAAGTTATTAGTTGATACATTAGGGCTTGATATAGACGATGCTAAAGAACTGAGTAAATATCCGATAAAAGGTAGTGATGCTATTGTTCCAACTGACCCTTTTATTTATCGGTTCTATGAAATTATGCAGGTGTATGGACTTCCACTAAAAGATGTAGTTCAAGAAAAGTTTGGTGATGGAATTATGAGTGCTATTGATTTTACCTTGGATGTAGACAAGGAAGAAGACCCAAAAGGCGAACGCGTGAAAATTGTTATGTCAGGTAAATTCTTGCCTTACAAAAAATGGTAA
- a CDS encoding GNAT family N-acetyltransferase, which produces MRTKVELIRGQDNTIVEADLVELLQKHVDDYANKWKEQLQLHGQSDKFWDWEFKLEFIINRQANREGYAIEYEGETQGLMLIETQMHGSRLIEGKRLVYIDGIATAPWNRAYIQRPPKLKGVGTAFLAFARTRSLELGYEGRAGLHSLPGVEEFYDNQGMIDVGEDEDYDDLVYFEYGVFRSPV; this is translated from the coding sequence ATGCGAACAAAAGTAGAACTAATTCGCGGTCAAGATAACACGATTGTGGAAGCAGATTTAGTGGAGCTATTGCAAAAGCACGTCGATGATTATGCCAACAAGTGGAAAGAACAATTACAATTGCACGGGCAATCAGACAAATTTTGGGACTGGGAATTTAAACTGGAGTTTATCATTAATAGACAAGCAAACCGCGAAGGCTATGCGATTGAGTACGAAGGTGAAACTCAAGGATTAATGCTGATTGAAACTCAAATGCACGGTTCTCGCCTGATAGAGGGTAAACGCTTGGTATACATTGATGGCATAGCTACCGCACCCTGGAATCGGGCATATATCCAACGTCCTCCGAAATTAAAAGGTGTTGGAACTGCATTCTTAGCGTTTGCCAGAACTCGCAGTTTAGAGCTAGGTTATGAGGGAAGAGCAGGGTTACACTCACTACCTGGAGTAGAAGAATTTTATGACAACCAAGGAATGATTGATGTGGGAGAAGATGAAGATTACGACGATCTAGTTTATTTTGAGTATGGAGTTTTTCGTTCTCCTGTATGA
- a CDS encoding AIPR family protein, which produces MRNPGWNIKLDNYIQANPNCIIATAHVDSFPIDLPLEPNIREPNRKSATYRQIFDSLTTEPAKFFSRHSGIVLSANIVKPNRNKTELELEILEASEGGSDGIINGGHTVLAFEQAKNYKYDLTQARVKVTIHIGLTEESALDIALASNSTTPVDSRSKVNARGDYKFLKQYLADLEHKEDRKFRIAYYQNQSGAPRNAQCNVTHLLKLLYCLDRNKYNPDGNKRTKHPAGMSLPSNITDAERERLTTLLPLLTHALWIEQRLYEIIQEYISNPRRKGANDLASIDTRKTTLLPDSKYSFGFGAPTDLALPIIASYRVFLDKDYKWILPFNEFAEDFLQHLWNNYFRKYLVSEKTAGNTVGTKISRNQEIWESLYISAQSYLNQHLVKMVKSGKSKELKLTPG; this is translated from the coding sequence GTGAGAAATCCGGGTTGGAACATCAAGCTGGATAACTATATTCAAGCCAATCCCAATTGCATCATCGCCACCGCCCATGTAGACTCATTCCCTATAGACCTGCCGCTAGAACCGAACATCAGGGAACCCAACCGCAAAAGCGCGACCTACAGACAAATCTTCGACTCGCTGACGACCGAACCTGCAAAATTCTTCTCTCGCCACAGTGGAATCGTCCTGTCAGCTAATATTGTTAAGCCCAACAGAAACAAAACTGAACTCGAACTGGAAATTTTAGAAGCTTCCGAGGGCGGTAGCGATGGGATTATCAACGGTGGGCATACAGTTTTAGCATTTGAGCAAGCGAAAAATTATAAATATGACCTAACCCAAGCCAGAGTAAAAGTTACGATTCACATCGGACTGACTGAAGAATCAGCACTAGATATAGCCTTGGCTTCAAATTCCACAACGCCAGTAGATTCTCGCTCCAAAGTCAACGCCAGGGGTGATTACAAATTTCTCAAGCAGTATTTAGCTGACTTAGAACACAAAGAAGATAGAAAATTCCGCATCGCTTATTATCAAAACCAAAGCGGCGCTCCCAGAAATGCCCAGTGCAATGTCACCCATTTGCTCAAGCTCCTTTACTGCCTCGACAGAAATAAATACAACCCGGACGGCAATAAACGAACCAAACACCCAGCAGGGATGAGTCTTCCAAGTAACATCACAGATGCAGAAAGAGAAAGATTAACCACCTTACTGCCTCTCTTGACTCATGCTTTGTGGATAGAGCAAAGACTCTACGAAATAATCCAAGAATATATCAGCAACCCCAGAAGAAAGGGTGCTAACGATTTAGCATCAATTGATACACGTAAAACGACGTTGTTGCCTGACAGCAAGTATTCATTCGGGTTTGGTGCGCCAACTGACCTTGCACTACCGATAATCGCGTCCTATCGGGTATTTCTAGATAAAGATTATAAATGGATTCTGCCGTTTAACGAATTCGCTGAAGATTTTCTCCAACATCTGTGGAATAACTACTTCCGCAAATACTTGGTGTCAGAGAAAACAGCAGGGAATACAGTCGGCACAAAAATCAGCCGCAATCAAGAGATTTGGGAAAGTTTGTATATCTCAGCGCAGAGTTATCTAAATCAGCACTTGGTGAAAATGGTCAAATCCGGGAAATCTAAAGAATTAAAGCTAACACCAGGCTAA
- a CDS encoding RpoD/SigA family RNA polymerase sigma factor: protein MPSPTTDLVRSYLKEIGRYPLLTPEQEITNARALQQMMAIEEQRSSLALQLNREPTIRELATLLGQSEAEVESILHQGERAKQKMVTANLRLVVAIAKKYQNRNLEFLDLIQEGTLGLYRGVEKFDPNKGYKLSTYAYWWVTQSITRAIAEQSRTIRLPIHINEKLNKIKKMQRELSQSLGRKPTVVEIAEELKVKPEQVREYIQADRKLVSLEMRVGNEQETELSELLADEKISPLEELNSSLMRQNIKELLASLAPIQREVLTLRFGLENDHQLSLTQIGERLNLSRERIRQLEYKALSILRRQKSDIKEYLN from the coding sequence ATGCCTAGCCCAACTACCGACTTAGTGCGCTCTTACCTCAAAGAAATCGGACGCTACCCTCTGCTAACTCCTGAGCAAGAAATTACAAATGCAAGGGCGTTGCAGCAGATGATGGCGATTGAAGAACAGCGCTCAAGCCTTGCACTTCAATTAAACAGAGAACCAACCATAAGAGAATTAGCTACCTTGCTTGGGCAAAGCGAAGCTGAAGTGGAGTCAATTCTTCATCAAGGGGAACGAGCAAAGCAGAAAATGGTGACTGCTAACCTACGGCTGGTGGTGGCGATCGCTAAAAAGTACCAGAACCGAAACTTAGAATTTCTTGATCTGATCCAAGAAGGTACACTCGGTTTATACCGTGGCGTTGAAAAGTTTGATCCAAACAAAGGCTATAAACTTTCAACTTATGCCTATTGGTGGGTTACTCAATCAATCACACGTGCCATCGCAGAACAATCACGAACTATTCGTTTGCCTATTCATATCAACGAAAAACTGAATAAAATCAAGAAAATGCAACGGGAATTATCCCAGTCATTGGGTAGAAAACCAACTGTAGTAGAAATTGCTGAAGAATTAAAGGTTAAACCAGAGCAGGTTCGAGAATATATTCAAGCAGACCGAAAGTTAGTTTCGCTAGAAATGCGCGTTGGGAATGAACAAGAAACAGAATTAAGCGAACTTTTAGCTGACGAAAAGATTTCCCCTTTGGAAGAATTAAATTCTTCACTAATGCGCCAGAATATTAAAGAGTTGCTAGCATCCTTAGCTCCAATACAACGAGAAGTACTAACTCTACGTTTCGGGCTAGAAAATGACCATCAACTGAGCCTAACTCAAATTGGAGAACGCCTTAACTTAAGCCGAGAAAGAATTCGCCAGCTTGAATATAAAGCGCTCTCTATTCTTCGCCGTCAAAAAAGTGATATTAAGGAGTATCTTAATTAA
- a CDS encoding cytosolic protein, translating to MTNVNPQTEYDSPWKQILQLYFEDFMLFFFPQAHREIDWTRQPEFLDKELEQVVRDAELGKRLADKLVKIYRIGGEESWILIHLEIQSQSESDFSERMFIYNYRIYDRYKRSVASLAVLGDEQVNWRPNRFGYELFGTKVEFQFPIVKLLDYQQRQSELEASRNPLATVVMAHLAAVQTKSDRLQRKQQKLSLVRRLYQQGFEREDVLNLLAFVDWVLTLPQDLEREFLFEVEQLEAEQRMQYVTSFERSGIEKGKLEALLKGIALGLKLKFSESGQNLLPEIESIQDVSVLEAILEGIDTASTVSQLRQIYQSSTTDTQQ from the coding sequence ATGACCAATGTCAACCCCCAAACGGAATATGATTCGCCGTGGAAACAGATACTACAACTTTATTTTGAAGATTTCATGCTGTTTTTCTTTCCGCAAGCACATAGGGAAATAGATTGGACACGACAGCCTGAGTTCTTGGACAAAGAATTAGAGCAGGTAGTGCGTGATGCCGAACTAGGGAAAAGACTTGCAGATAAACTGGTAAAAATATACCGTATTGGTGGCGAAGAATCGTGGATACTGATACATTTAGAAATCCAATCCCAGTCAGAGTCAGACTTTAGCGAAAGGATGTTTATCTACAACTACCGCATCTACGATAGATATAAGCGGTCAGTAGCATCCTTGGCAGTTCTAGGTGATGAGCAGGTAAACTGGCGACCAAATCGGTTTGGTTACGAGTTGTTTGGCACTAAAGTTGAGTTTCAGTTTCCAATTGTCAAATTGCTAGACTATCAACAACGTCAGTCTGAGCTAGAAGCCAGCCGTAACCCTTTGGCGACTGTGGTGATGGCACATTTAGCAGCAGTACAAACTAAGAGCGACAGGTTACAACGTAAGCAGCAGAAACTAAGTTTAGTGCGGAGACTGTACCAGCAGGGGTTTGAACGTGAGGATGTTCTAAACTTGTTGGCTTTTGTAGACTGGGTGTTGACACTCCCCCAAGATTTAGAGCGAGAGTTTCTTTTTGAAGTAGAACAATTGGAGGCAGAGCAACGTATGCAGTATGTTACTTCTTTTGAACGCAGTGGTATTGAAAAAGGTAAGCTTGAAGCTTTGTTAAAAGGTATAGCATTGGGATTAAAGCTCAAATTTAGTGAATCAGGTCAAAATTTATTACCCGAAATCGAATCTATCCAAGATGTAAGTGTGCTAGAAGCCATTTTGGAGGGCATAGATACGGCTAGTACTGTTTCACAATTGCGTCAAATTTACCAGTCGTCCACAACAGACACTCAGCAATGA